One window from the genome of Anguilla rostrata isolate EN2019 chromosome 5, ASM1855537v3, whole genome shotgun sequence encodes:
- the rassf10b gene encoding ras association domain-containing protein 10: METVESKISVWVCREEKLVSGLSRRTTCADVVKVLLDDQNLQQGVSAAMLSGPPESYCIVEKWRGFERILPNKTKILRLWSAWGVEQKNVRFVLVKNEASLPNNGPRSAEARVVLSKESPCGYKGMARATMAFSQEKQRRIVRKAFRKLDKINKKREESLFKDTSAVEKMETLVHLVISQDHTIRQQIHRFKELDREIERYEAKIHFDRMKRHGINYVQDTYLVDANPEPDASGDGDMQCSSETFAQFEEYVSRCNEIIKLEEELAEHQTLMDSITVEIQEELNQRWMKRRQDELSNKDTESIKEVATTRLPAVTTETDSAHMEAEISPEDELLLEEERVKTQLDTSLYIGLRLNTDLEAIRDDLDLSQELWNAKEKELRDLLEKVNSLDLEENMQPSPLEDDKEMNSVVTESEMFSSLETNSGWVEQARGLSKTCNTNDEDSDTGLSSMHSQDSDNAAVCESLV; this comes from the coding sequence atggagaCGGTGGAATCCAAAATATCAGTCTGGGTCTGCCGAGAGGAGAAGCTAGTCTCTGGGCTTTCAAGACGCACTACCTGTGCCGACGTTGTCAAAGTGCTCCTGGATGATCAAAACTTACAGCAAGGTGTTTCTGCAGCCATGCTCTCCGGACCTCCTGAGTCTTACTGCATTGTAGAAAAATGGAGAGGTTTTGAGAGAATTTTGCCCAACAAAACCAAGATACTTCGTCTATGGAGCGCGTGGGGAGTGGAGCAGAAAAACGTGAGGTTTGTGCTGGTGAAGAACGAGGCGTCTTTACCTAACAACGGACCCCGCAGCGCAGAGGCGCGGGTTGTTCTCAGCAAGGAGAGCCCGTGCGGATACAAGGGAATGGCGAGAGCGACCATGGCTTTTTCACAAGAAAAACAGAGGCGGATTGTGCGAAAGGCTTTCAGAAAGTTggataaaattaataaaaagagagaagaaagttTGTTTAAGGATACATCCGCAGTGGAGAAAATGGAAACATTAGTGCACCTGGTCATATCGCAAGACCACACTATCCGCCAACAGATCCACCGATTTAAGGAGCTGGATAGGGAGATAGAAAGGTACGAAGCAAAAATTCACTTTGACAGAATGAAAAGGCACGGGATCAATTACGTGCAGGATACATATCTGGTTGACGCGAACCCGGAGCCTGACGCGAGTGGCGACGGGGACATGCAGTGTTCATCCGAAACTTTTGCCCAGTTCGAGGAATATGTCAGCAGATGCAATGAAATCATtaagctggaggaggagctggccgAACATCAGACACTTATGGACAGTATTACAGTGGAGATCCAAGAGGAGCTGAATCAACGGTGGATGAAACGACGGCAAGATGAGCTTTCGAATAAAGACACGGAAAGCATCAAAGAGGTGGCTACCACAAGACTTCCAGCAGTAACCACCGAAACAGACTCTGCTCACATGGAAGCTGAAATTTCGCCTGAAGACGAGTTGCTCTTGGAGGAAGAGAGGGTCAAAACGCAGCTGGACACGAGTTTGTACATTGGACTTCGTCTGAACACGGATTTGGAGGCTATTCGAGACGATTTGGACTTGAGCCAGGAGCTGTGGAACGCGAAAGAGAAAGAGTTAAGGGATTTGCTTGAAAAAGTGAACTCTCTGGATTTAGAGGAAAATATGCAACCGTCGCCGTTGGAGGACGACAAAGAAATGAATTCCGTGGTAACAGAGAGCGAAATGTTCAGTTCCTTAGAGACGAACAGCGGATGGGTCGAACAGGCCAGGGGGCTTTCAAAGACATGCAACACTAATGACGAGGACTCAGACACTGGGCTCAGTTCCATGCACAGTCAAGACTCGGACAACGCAGCAGTTTGCGAGTCGCTGGTTTAA